The window AGATACGGAAATCCTCTTTAACGCACTTTTTTTCATGTCCAAGATTTTTTTGCAAGTCTTCTGCATGATTAGCCAAAAAATAATCCGTGAGCGCGGTTATGGTGCTATATTCCAGGATGAGTGAAGGATCTATTTTTTTACTGACCTTTTCTTGTAACAACTGTACAAGCTGAGCCATAATAATGGATTCAACCCCATATTCATCAAACGGTTTCTCATCATTCAACTGATTAGCCGATAATTTTAATTCTGAACAAAAAACTTGTTTCAGCCACTGCATGGTACACGTTCGCAGGTCTGCCCGGGATTGCTGTGCCGGTGATGCCTCAGGCTTTTGTTCCGATGATCTCTGCAGCTCCAAGCCGTATTTTTGCATGCCCGGCATGATCTTCGTTTTAAGCAGGTGATCCGGCGTAAATTCACCTGGAACCACCATACAAGGAAGACTTACAATATGAGGCATCCTTTTAACCATATCCAAAAGGGCCAATCCATCATTTATTTCAAGGGATGTAAGACCTGCCGCCTTATAAGCCGCCGTATGTACCCCTCCCGCTGCCATACCTGTTCCGCTCCACGCCGGCCATTGAACGGACTTAAAATAATGCTTTTCTTCCCCCACTTGATTCATCGCAAAATAATCCATATAGGCATTGGCCATGGCATAATCACTTTGTCCGGTTGATAATGTCGGTACAATACTGGATATGGAGGAGAACAAAATAAAAAAGTCTAAAGGTTCTTCTTCAAGCGCTCTGTGAAGGATTACCAGTCCTTTCATCTTCGGTTCACAGACTGCCTCGAAATCTTTTATTGATTTTTTAAAGAAGGCCGGATTCCTGCTGGTTAATCCTGCACAGTGGAACACACCTGTGATATGGCCTAAATGTAGGTGAATATCTTGTACCATAGCCTTCATTCCATTTTCATCCGATAAGGGCGTTCTGTAATAGCGAATTCTTACTCCCCGGTTGATGAGAGATTGCATGCGTTTGAGTTTTTGTTCAATCTCAAGCTTTCCATTTCCATCCAGGATATTATTCCATTCAGAAGGTTCCGGCAAGGCTTCTCTTCCCATGATTACAAGATTTTTAATCCCCTGGGAAACGACATGCTCCGCAATAGAAGCACCAATCCCGCGTGTTCCGCCTGTAATTAGAACAACATCATGTTCATCATATTTTTCTGGAATACCAAGTTTATCCTGGATTACACTGTTCGTTTGTGAAATCGCCAAATAAGGTTCATATCTTTCATTTTTCCGATAACAGCATTCGGTTGGATTTACTTTATCCATATTCAAAAACTCTGTTTGGATTTGCTGTGTTAATATTATATGATTTTCAACCGAACAATCGCTGTCCATGGACATGGCCTGAATTTGTTTATACTCAGCACCTAACATTCGATACAAGCCTGCTGTACGAGCTCCCTGTATTGTTGCTGCAGCCAATTGAAAGGCATGCAATTTATACGTTGCTTGTAAAAGTCTATAGCCCTCATTTCTATCATACTCTATAAGCTTTTGCAGGAAAGTTATTTTCCCGGATTCTATCGTTGTTGACTGTTCATATGCACTATCATGAGCTGTAATATCGATAACACCGAGTATTTTTCGACCTTTCAGCTTGTCTTTAAACTGTTCATAGAGTGATTCACCTGCCGAAGATGAATAAAAATCGGTCAATATTTCTTCGTCAGAACCGATTTCATCATGTATAACCTGTATAACCTGAAGCCCTTCCATATCTTCAAATAATGCAAAGGCAAGCTTCCTGGTTGCAGGTGTGCCTAAAACAGCTACTACACCTGATTGTATGGGAGCCTTGGTATCTATCGCTTTTGCATGCCATTCTTTTGTATGTATAACTATTTCTGTATTAAAAGGCCAACTATCTTCCGCTAAGATTGGACTCTTATTGCCACCTTCATATTTTATCTGGGGAATCCAATAACGCTCCCTGAAAAAGGGGTAAGCAGGCAGGCTGATTCGGTTGGGTTTGATCCCACTGTAGAGCTTGTTCCAATCAAAGGCTAAGCCTTTAACCCATAGCTCTGCTATTCTATAATATAATCTTTTTTGAATCAAAGTTTGGAACAAAACTTCGGCATCTTCATCAGTTTTAAAGGCAGCCACTCCATCTTTGCTTTTTTTTACCTGAGCAGTCAGTACTTCTGTTGTTGAATTGTTATTGATGAAATCCTTTAATGCTTTTAGCAAGGTCTCTCTTGAATCTGCCAGAAAAGCCAGTCGGTATTCCATTGCTTCGCGTCCCACTTGCAACGTATAGGCCATATCCACAAGGTTGAGGTCTGCATGTGATTCAATATATTCTTTCATATTTTTTGCATGGAATCTTAACTGTTGCTCGCTTTTGGCAGATAAAGCAAACAGGATCGGGGTGTTTTCATTGACTGGAATCTGTGCTTTGGCTGTAGCAAGCTTGGGAATGTATTCTTCGATAACAATATGTGCATTTGTCCCACTGAAACCAAAAGAACTCACACTGGCACGCCGAGGCATACCCTGGCTAACTTTCCAGGGCCGCAATTCGGTATTTATATAAAACGGAGACTCTTTAAAATTGAAATGTTCATTAGGATTTTGAAAATTTAATGTTGGCACAAGTTTTCCATACTTCATGCATAATAATACTTTTTGAACACTGGCAATACCTGACGCTGCCGATGTATGACCAATATTGCTTTTTACAGAGCCTATGCCACAGTATTCCTTATGAGTTGTTTTTTCCATAAAAACCGTTGATAACGCCTCTAATTCAATTGGGTCTCCCAGCTTTGTTCCAGTCCCGTGCATTTCTACATAGCTGATGCTTTCCGGATGTATTTTATTTTTATTGTATATCTCCCTTTCCAGTTCAGCCTGGCTATTTGCGCTAGGTGCAGTAATCCCGTTTGTCTTTCCATCTTGATTTATACCTGAACCGATGATAACGCCATATATAGGATCATTATCGGCTTCTGCATCTTTTAATCTCTTTAATACCAATGCTCCTGCGCCCTCTCCCGGAACAAAACCATTGGCATTCTGATCAAAAGTTTTGCATTGTCCGTCGGGTGACAACATCCCTGCCGCACACATACCGATATATGGCTCTTGTGTCAAGTATAAGGTTACACCTCCAACCAAGGCCATATCTATATCATGGCTTAATAAAGCCTGACATGCCAAATGTGTCGCTACCAATGATGAAGAACATGCTGTATCGATTGCAATCGCAGGTCCTTTTAGATTAAGAAAATAAGCTATACGGGCTGCTGCGATAGAATAGCTATTACCTGTTATATTATTTGTTGAAGCCTGGTTTTGCCACAACATTATGCCATACTCGGCGTTCATAATTCCCAGGTATACACCACATTTTTTGCTGTTCAATAACTGACGGCTATAGCCTGCATCTTCAAATGCCTTATAGCCTTCCTCTAAAAAAATTCGGTGTTGGGGATCCATAACTTCTGCTTCTGTTGGGGAAATATTAAAAAACAACGGGTCAAAGCATTCTATATCCTCCAATAGCCCGATCCATTTGGAATATACTTTCCCTTTTTGAGACGGACGCGGGTCGTAATATTTATTTACATCCCAACGAGATTTGGGAACTTCTTGAATTGAATTTTTTGCTTTGGCCAAATTAACCCAATACTGTTCCAAATTGCCCGCTGCAGGATATCTTCCAGACATCCCGATAATTGCAACAGCTTCCTTATTGTCAATAAAGCGCTTCTCTTCACCTATGGACGCTATTTCCTGATTTGATTCTTCACTTAATGATTGTTCCGGCACTGTTTTTATTTTTCTTAGTTCTTTTTTTGCGTCTTCAGGACTTATTTCCTTTGCTTGCAGTGCAAGAAAAAACTCTTCTAAATTCATTATGCCCTCCTCACAAACTTCCTTTGAGCTAATATACGCAACTTTCCCAGCCACTGTGGGCAAGTTGCGTAATATATTATTACTTCCCAAATAATCTGTTAATCCGCTCCTTGACCTCTGCTTGATGAAATGTCATTTCATGCATTTTAACCTCCTGCTTTATAACATCAGGAAGCTGTTCCCGAATAGGGGTTACCAAATGATTCTTTAATGTGATCAGCGAAATTCTAGGTTTTTCAGCTACTTGCCGAGCTAATTCAAGCGCATAAGCCATAACTTCTTGCCGGGGTAATACAGGAAATGGAATCCCACGTTTTTCAAGCTCCGCCCCGCGATAATTACCTGCATTTAACAACAGCTCCTCTGCCAAACTAAACCCCAATTTCTTGGATAAAATGTAGGTCGCGCCCATTCCAGGCGTAAATCCATATTTCATAAAGTTAGTGGTATATACATTTTCCCTGCCCAAAATCACAAAATCAGCAAACAGTCCCATAATGAATCCGCCCCCAATCCCATGTCCTTGCATCGCGGCAATCACTGGAATCTCACAGTCCAAGGCAAGACTGTAGACGTTTACATCATCAAATTTCACCTTGCTGTTATGCATGGCTAATAATCCCTCCTTGGTCCCTCCAGAGGCAAAGTAGCTGTCATAACCTGTTAGGATAACCACCCTATAGCTTAAATTGGCTTTAATAGTCTCAAATGTTTTGATCAGGCCAAGAATTAATTCTTGCGAAAATGTATTCTTATGAACCCGGTCATGCATTGTCACTTGAACAATGCCAGGTTCGACCTCACATAAATCCACCACAGATTGTATCAATGTATATCTCTCCTATCATAACTCATTAATCCTCCCATGGAAATTCTCCCTTTTCTACAAACCGAAAAATCCCCTCCAGGACGCAAGGGTCGGAAAAAAACTCTTGATTTGCAGCCACAGCTGGAGATTTGGATTGAATCAGTAAATCATTCAACCCATTCATATAGCGTTTGTATCGTAGAATAGCTGTTTTAGATAAACGTCTGAGGCATACCAAGTGTTTGCGAAGCAATGCCTCACTTTCAAAATCATAGGCATCAACCAGACCCATTTCAAATGCCTGTTGAACTGATATCGGCCGAGTCATCAACGTCAAATAATTAGCTTTTTGAAATCCAATCCGCCGGATCAAAAATGGCAAAACACAAGCTGGGAACAACCCGAATAATAGTTCAGATAAGCTGAGCTGTGCGGTCTGATCAGCAAGCACTATGTCGCTGGCTGCAACGAATCCTAAGCCTCCGGCATTAACCTTTCCTCTGAGATGAGAAATTGTTATGTAAGGTCCGGTTGCTAATTTCAACCACAGATCATATAAGGAGCCCGGGCTCTGTTCACTTGGTTTTCCACTTGCTATCTGTGCATGTATTCCTTCAAAATCAACCCCAAAACAAAATACTTCGGGTAAGCCTTCCAATATCACCACAGTAATTGATTCTTCGCATAATGCCAGAACCTGATGGCATTCCTCAATCAATATATCGTTGATCGTATTATTGGCTTTAGGACGATAAAATTGTAGGAAGCACATTCGATCCTGAAACCGAACATTAATTGTTTTATAGCTCATTATATCCACCTGTATTCACGATGAAATTCCCGGATTTCATCCAGTATTAATCTATTTTTTCCCTGGAGCGATGTTAGCACGCCTGGGTGTACATCCAGCTTGGCATTTCGGGTACCGAATTTCACCATGCCACTGCCCATTAATAAAGCATCATATTCATCCATAGACAATTGATAGCGTTCATTCAACTGTGTACCAATCCCCCAACGGCGCTGGCGTTTCTGGCCTTCAGCCGTGACAATACCACTGTAAAACTCGGAGCAGCAGCCCGACCCATAAGAAAAACAACCTATTCGTTTTGAAGAATCAAATTGGCCATTATCTATAATACTTGCCATAGAGAGGAACACAGTACCTCCCATGATATTTCCGACTCGTTGGCAGTAAATTATTCCCGGCATCACCCTTTGCTCAAAATCGGCCTCTATTTGAGCAGGCTTGGCTTGAGTCATTTTGCGCATCATGGTTCGATGCGCCCCTTTCACCATTCCCCCAAAAGGAGTATGAAAAGCAAGGTACTGGAATGTATCTTGATAATCTACATCCGCTATCCGCCTTTGATATTCCAGATACGCCTGCTCACAACAATCCAGATAGGACAATAAGGATAAATCTGCATTCCCAGCTTCGCTGTCAGGAACAGGCCGGCAAGTATCCATCACCTCATAGCCATAATATCCGTTAGCCCCTACATCCACTTCAAATACATAAGGGGTTTCACTGACTATGATCGCAACAGCCCCCGCACCCCCACTCGGTTCAGCGAATGACCAATCCGCAGTCACAGCATCCATTTCATCGACTGCCATAAAACGAGAAATATCACTTGCAATCACCAAGGCTTTAGCTCCGGGAGATGCTTGGGATAAAATAAAATTAATTGCTGTCTGAAATCCGGCAGTTCCAGAATAACAAGCATTTTTGAGTTCAAACAACCGGCAATTTCGATTCAATCCTAAATAATGATGGATATATGTACTTATGGACTTTCCAAAATCAATCCCGGATTCCGTACAGGTAACCAGCATTTCAATACGATCTTTCTCTGCTTCAGAGAGAGAGTCCACCAGTGGTTTAGCCGCATTAACACCAAAAGTGACTGGGTCTTCACAAGGTAGTGCTACGGTCTTTTCTTTCATTAATAAATTTTCAAATCTTTTAGTATCCAATTGACGGTGATTGGCTAATTTAATCACATCCAGATACGCTGTTCCTCCAAAAACATTCATCGCTTCAATTCCAACTGAAATCATACTCTTCCCTCACCTTTTTTTCATATCGTTTCTTCATCAGAAATATATTGATTAAATATTTTTAATGCATGCTTAGCATCTAAATTTCCTTGATATACCTGTTGCAGCAATTCATCCAAAGAACATACTTTCCCCTGTTTATTGAATTCCTTTCCCATAAATACAGCAAACTCACTGATATTTGGGTAATCATAGATTTTGCTTACCGGAATTGATGTACCGTATTTATTGTTAATTGCATTAACCCATTCCACACCTATAATCGAATCAACACCCATGGAAGTAAAGTCTTTATCAACATCGATACCGCTTCTTTTCATATACAAGGCTTCCGCCAGGCTTGTTGCAAGCTCTTCTTGTAAAGATTCCGCTGAATTGGCTATTTGGTTATGCGTTACAGGCTTTAATTCATTCTTAATTGCTGGCCATTGCAGCACATCACATGACGCTGGGGAAGGATTTTTACTCAATTCCTTTTCCAGGAAACTGGCAAACTCACAAATATTCGGATAATCATAGATTTTGGTTGCCGGAATTGAAGTACCGTATTTCTTGTTAATTACATTAATCCATTCCACACCTATAATCGAATCAACACCCATGGAAGTAAAGTCTTTATAAACATCGATATCGCTTCTTTTCATATATAAGGCTTCTGCCAGGCTTGTTGCCAGTTGTTCCTGCAATGCTTCCAGCGATATACCCGTTTGAATATGCATGGCAGCTTCTGGTTTATAGTTGACTTCCGGCTGCAATGTAAAAGTCCCTGTAGGGGATAATGCCACTGACCGTTTTATTTGATCTATCGGTTTATATGATGGGAGCTCTTCTGAAATAGACCTCAATGATATCCCGGCGGGCTTGCCCGTTTTTGCAGGTTTGTTTGGAATAGCCTGCTTTATTACCGACACGGGCTTTAAAGAATTAGGGGAAGTTGATGATTGCAATCCTTCCTTGTAGTTTAGACCTTTCGTCTGGGCACCAACGATACCTTTATCCTCGCATATATCTGTCTCCCGTATCCAGTATCGCTCTTTTGCAAAAGGATAAGTCGGCAGGCTGATGCGCTTAATCCTTTTTCCGCCGAAAAGCCCGCTCCAATCAATCTCATAGCCTTGACAATAAAAATCTGCCAAGGCAAACAGCATTTCCTGATATTTGCTCCTGTCACACTGTAACGACTTGCTTTGTTTGAGCATATCCTGGGCATACTGTTGTACCACCTTTTGGCCTTTAAAATCCTGTGGGACTTTTCCCTTGAACAGGTTCGGCAGTCTTTCCCTGCTGCCTGCCTGTTTCCATACGTATATAGCATCGTCGTGGTCCTGAATAACGATGGCACAGCGATGGTTGAAGTGCTGACGCCCCTCAAGCCCGGTGTAGCTTATCCTCAGCAGGTCCTGTCCCTTGTTTTGCAGTACTGTAATCATGTCCTGTATTTTTTCCTGCAGGGCATCCTCGGTCTTGGCCGAAAGGACAAGAAGATAGTACGGGGGCTGCTCCTGAAATGATCCGGTGTCTTTCCCGGAATAGCTCCTGACAACCATGTGGACGTTGGTGCCGCTCATTCCAAATGCGCTCACTGCACCAGTACGGACTTTGCCATCTCTCTTTGGCCAGGGTTTGGCAGCCTTGTTGACATAGAAGGGGCTTTCTTTCCAGTTGATATAGTCATTTTCCTGTTCGCAGTGTAAGCTGGCAGGAATCGTTTCATGGCGTAATGCCTCCACCAGGCTGATTAGACTGAGCAGTCCGGATGCCGCAAAGGTATGTCCGAAATTGGTTTTCGTTGAGGTAAGTGCACAATAGCCTTGTTTGCTTGTATAGCCTTTAAAGGCATCATACAAGGCATTGATCTCAACAGGATCACCGAGCCTGGTCCCGGTACCATGGGTTACAATGTATTCTATTTCTTCCGGGTTCACTTTGAACTGATCGTAGACCGCCTTCAGAAGGCTGGTCTGGGCAACCCCGCTTGGAGCGGTGATTCCGTTAGTTCTGCCGTCATAATTGACAGCGTTGCCCTGGATGACGGCATAGATCGGGTCTCCGTCTGCTTCAGCCCTGGATAACCGTTTGAGTACTACTGCAGCCACCGCTTCTCCAGGGACCAGGCCGTTGGCCCGCTTGTCAAACGCAAAGCACTTGCCGTCCGCAGACAGCATACCGGCCTGGCTCATCCCTATATACGCCTGTGGTGTGAGCATCAGATTGATGCCCGCGGCAATAGCGGTATCACACTCATGGCCGCGCAGGCTCAAGCAGGCTTGATGAGCAGCCACCAAACCGGATGAACAGGCGGTATCAATCGCCATCACGGG of the Ruminiclostridium papyrosolvens DSM 2782 genome contains:
- a CDS encoding type I polyketide synthase produces the protein MNLEEFFLALQAKEISPEDAKKELRKIKTVPEQSLSEESNQEIASIGEEKRFIDNKEAVAIIGMSGRYPAAGNLEQYWVNLAKAKNSIQEVPKSRWDVNKYYDPRPSQKGKVYSKWIGLLEDIECFDPLFFNISPTEAEVMDPQHRIFLEEGYKAFEDAGYSRQLLNSKKCGVYLGIMNAEYGIMLWQNQASTNNITGNSYSIAAARIAYFLNLKGPAIAIDTACSSSLVATHLACQALLSHDIDMALVGGVTLYLTQEPYIGMCAAGMLSPDGQCKTFDQNANGFVPGEGAGALVLKRLKDAEADNDPIYGVIIGSGINQDGKTNGITAPSANSQAELEREIYNKNKIHPESISYVEMHGTGTKLGDPIELEALSTVFMEKTTHKEYCGIGSVKSNIGHTSAASGIASVQKVLLCMKYGKLVPTLNFQNPNEHFNFKESPFYINTELRPWKVSQGMPRRASVSSFGFSGTNAHIVIEEYIPKLATAKAQIPVNENTPILFALSAKSEQQLRFHAKNMKEYIESHADLNLVDMAYTLQVGREAMEYRLAFLADSRETLLKALKDFINNNSTTEVLTAQVKKSKDGVAAFKTDEDAEVLFQTLIQKRLYYRIAELWVKGLAFDWNKLYSGIKPNRISLPAYPFFRERYWIPQIKYEGGNKSPILAEDSWPFNTEIVIHTKEWHAKAIDTKAPIQSGVVAVLGTPATRKLAFALFEDMEGLQVIQVIHDEIGSDEEILTDFYSSSAGESLYEQFKDKLKGRKILGVIDITAHDSAYEQSTTIESGKITFLQKLIEYDRNEGYRLLQATYKLHAFQLAAATIQGARTAGLYRMLGAEYKQIQAMSMDSDCSVENHIILTQQIQTEFLNMDKVNPTECCYRKNERYEPYLAISQTNSVIQDKLGIPEKYDEHDVVLITGGTRGIGASIAEHVVSQGIKNLVIMGREALPEPSEWNNILDGNGKLEIEQKLKRMQSLINRGVRIRYYRTPLSDENGMKAMVQDIHLHLGHITGVFHCAGLTSRNPAFFKKSIKDFEAVCEPKMKGLVILHRALEEEPLDFFILFSSISSIVPTLSTGQSDYAMANAYMDYFAMNQVGEEKHYFKSVQWPAWSGTGMAAGGVHTAAYKAAGLTSLEINDGLALLDMVKRMPHIVSLPCMVVPGEFTPDHLLKTKIMPGMQKYGLELQRSSEQKPEASPAQQSRADLRTCTMQWLKQVFCSELKLSANQLNDEKPFDEYGVESIIMAQLVQLLQEKVSKKIDPSLILEYSTITALTDYFLANHAEDLQKNLGHEKKCVKEDFRISVNQPKVISEPKKSEEDIAIVGISCRLPGSPTKEAYWELLTTGVSAIEPVPPQRWSSKNNRQDYGGWIENIDLFDPQFFNINENDAAIMDPQARIILEESMHAIYDAGYEHKQLSGQKVGVYIGGRYQPNTNVDAILRAPNPVLGIGQNYLAANISRCFNFKGPSLVVDTACSSGITGMLLACDSLRERRIDMALIGAVSLLVNPYAHDLFAARNILSRNGEFHIFDKRSNGEVLGEGAGVVMIKRLCDAIKDGNHIYGIIKAIAVNNDGQTLGPGSPNINAQEQVMRDALTLSGKQLEDIGYIEVNGGGSAIVDSIEIKALSNVYNLGNKALKPCGIGSVKPIIGHLLLTAGMAGFIRCVLSVYHKKIPPFLSTLDPFSSYDFSSSRIEFNRKTIDWTVDYGKKRIAALNSFPDGGTNCHVILEEFVSDGNYQQKYFPRKAPGMVKKRFPISLPELSSDMENTKHSRVAITNIWGEYYEKEV
- a CDS encoding polyketide synthase, whose translation is MIQSVVDLCEVEPGIVQVTMHDRVHKNTFSQELILGLIKTFETIKANLSYRVVILTGYDSYFASGGTKEGLLAMHNSKVKFDDVNVYSLALDCEIPVIAAMQGHGIGGGFIMGLFADFVILGRENVYTTNFMKYGFTPGMGATYILSKKLGFSLAEELLLNAGNYRGAELEKRGIPFPVLPRQEVMAYALELARQVAEKPRISLITLKNHLVTPIREQLPDVIKQEVKMHEMTFHQAEVKERINRLFGK
- a CDS encoding enoyl-CoA hydratase/isomerase; translation: MSYKTINVRFQDRMCFLQFYRPKANNTINDILIEECHQVLALCEESITVVILEGLPEVFCFGVDFEGIHAQIASGKPSEQSPGSLYDLWLKLATGPYITISHLRGKVNAGGLGFVAASDIVLADQTAQLSLSELLFGLFPACVLPFLIRRIGFQKANYLTLMTRPISVQQAFEMGLVDAYDFESEALLRKHLVCLRRLSKTAILRYKRYMNGLNDLLIQSKSPAVAANQEFFSDPCVLEGIFRFVEKGEFPWED
- a CDS encoding hydroxymethylglutaryl-CoA synthase family protein, yielding MISVGIEAMNVFGGTAYLDVIKLANHRQLDTKRFENLLMKEKTVALPCEDPVTFGVNAAKPLVDSLSEAEKDRIEMLVTCTESGIDFGKSISTYIHHYLGLNRNCRLFELKNACYSGTAGFQTAINFILSQASPGAKALVIASDISRFMAVDEMDAVTADWSFAEPSGGAGAVAIIVSETPYVFEVDVGANGYYGYEVMDTCRPVPDSEAGNADLSLLSYLDCCEQAYLEYQRRIADVDYQDTFQYLAFHTPFGGMVKGAHRTMMRKMTQAKPAQIEADFEQRVMPGIIYCQRVGNIMGGTVFLSMASIIDNGQFDSSKRIGCFSYGSGCCSEFYSGIVTAEGQKRQRRWGIGTQLNERYQLSMDEYDALLMGSGMVKFGTRNAKLDVHPGVLTSLQGKNRLILDEIREFHREYRWI